In Helianthus annuus cultivar XRQ/B chromosome 3, HanXRQr2.0-SUNRISE, whole genome shotgun sequence, a single window of DNA contains:
- the LOC110927779 gene encoding uncharacterized protein LOC110927779, with the protein MLEQIEENPEIPVKAVQEQFQRRYSVGISRMKAYRAKCIAKKHVEGDYAEQYTVLRDYAHELIQQNPGTTVKIEVDGNPDPGDNTRQFRRIYVCLAALKQGFKAIGRDFLGLDGAFMKGPFPGQLLSAVGVDCNNGIYPVAYAIVESENKESWTWFLEILGDDLGLGTYSNFTFISDRQKGILPAISKLFPCAEHRYCLRHIHENMKVTFKGDLYKEKLWKCACATTVPELGIAMDELKAFNKKAHLWLSKIPPLHWSRAYFSGRAVSDIVLNNMCEVFNGKIVEGRDKPIISALEYIREYLMRRIVTVLNVIEKSEGLLTPKATELFEGIKRDATAYHVQWNGGDLYQVSGKPNHARVVNLAARTCSCRAWEVTGMPCRHAVAAIWEKAANGGRVGALESWVHPVHTMERWKEVYSFRVNPINGRTLWTRVNAPTTITPPKHHTQVGRPKKLRKRSAVELEEMTQSGRLSKKHTKGACSKCKKTGHNSRTCKGQGEAVKTGKSGKSGNAGKKRKAAAK; encoded by the exons ATGCTAGAGCAGATTGAAGAGAACCCAGAAATACCAGTTAAGGCTGTACAAGAGCAATTTCAAAGGAGGTATTCAGTTgggatttcaagaatgaaagcaTATAGGGCTAAGTGCATAGCCAAGAAGCATGTGGAAGGAGACTATGCTGAACAGTATACAGTCTTGAGGGACTATGCTCATGAACTCATCCAACAAAATCCAGGTACAACTGTTAAGATTGAGGTTGATGGTAATCCAGATCCAGGGGATAATACTAGACAATTTAGAAGGATATATGTGTGTTTGGCTGCATTAAAGCAGGGGTTCAAAGCAATTGGAAGGGATTTCTTAGGTCTAGATGGTGCATTCATGAAAGGACCATTCCCAGGGCAACTGTTAAGTGCAGTGGGTGTTGACTGCAATAATGGGATCTACCCTGTTGCTTATGCAATAGTGGAATCTGAAAACAAAGAGTCATGGACTTGGTTCTTAGAGATTTTAGGTGATGATCTTGGTTTAGGCACTTACTCAAATTTTACTTTCATAAGTGATCGACAAAAG GGGATACTTCCTGCAATCTCAAAACTGTTTCCTTGTGCTGAGCATCGATACTGTCTTCGCCACAtacatgaaaacatgaaagttACTTTCAAGGGAGATCTTTACAAGGAAAAGCTTTGGAAGTGTGCTTGTGCAACAACAGTCCCAGAATTAGGCATTGCTATGGATGAGTTGAAGGCTTTCAACAAGAAAGCTCATCTATGGTTGTCAAAGATTCCTCCTTTGCATTGGTCAAGGGCTTATTTTTCAG GGAGGGCTGTGTCTGATATTGTGCTTAATAACATGTGTGAGGTTTTCAATGGAAAGATAGTAGAAGGCAGGGACAAGCCTATCATATCAGCCCTTGAATACATAAGGGAGTATCTAATGAGGAGAATAGTAACTGTGTTGAACGTAATAGAGAAAAGTGAAGGCTTGCTTACACCCAAGGCAACAGAACTTTTTGAAGGGATCAAAAGAGATGCAACTGCTTACCATGTTCAGTGGAATGGGGGTGATTTGTATCAGGTTAGTGGAAAGCCAAATCATGCACGAGTAGTGAATTTGGCTGCAAGGACATGTAGTTGCAGAGCCTGGGAAGTAACAG GAATGCCATGCAGACATGCTGTGGCTGCAATTTGGGAGAAAGCTGCTAATGGGGGCAGGGTGGGTGCTTTGGAGAGTTGGGTACATCCGGTTCATACAATGGAGAGGTGGAAAGAGGTGTACTCTTTTAGGGTGAACCCTATCAATGGTAGGACATTATGGACAAGGGTAAATGCTCCTACAACGATTACACCCCCAAAACATCACACCCAGGTTGGTAGACCCAAGAAATTAAGGAAGAGATCTGCTGTGGAGCTTGAAGAGATGACCCAATCAGGAAGGCTGTCCAAAAAGCACACTAAAGGTGCATGTTCAAAGTGTAAGAAGACTGGACATAATTCCAGGACTTGCAAGGGTCAAGGTGAAGCTGTCAAGACTGGCAAATCAGGCAAGAGTGGCAATGCAGGGAAGAAAAGGAAGGCAGCAGCAAAGTGA